The genomic interval CTACGGCGTGGACGTGGAAGAAAGCCATGCCGCCATTGAACATAACGATGCCCTTGCCTGCTGCTATGCACGGCTTCTGCTATGGACCATCCCGGAACCCCTGCCCGGCCCGGATGAGCCGGACAAAGGCTGGCGGCAGTACCTTGCTGCCTGGAATCCGGGCAGGGCCAGACCCGAAACCTGGAACGGATATTTCAGGGAAGCCCAGCGGCTTTCCATGTCTGGAATCTGGATATGAAAAATATGAAAAAGGGGTCAGACCCCTTTTTATGCTAGACCCCTTTTTATGCTTTTTATGAAAGGAAATCCCATGGCAGCTTCGGGAACCGTCATCCACATGCGGTCGGTGCCGGGAAAGCCCCTGCACAGGGCGCTGGATAAGCCCCTTTTCTGCATGAATATGGATGGAAGTGCTGGCGAGGTGCCAGCGGACTTTGAGTGGGACGGCTCATCGGTGCCGGTTCTGCTTCAGCCTTTTTTCCCAAGGCACAGGCATCCCATAGCCTCCTGCCGCCATGACTGGCGGTGCAAACATGCCCGCAACCACAAAGAGCGCAGATGGGCGGATCAGGAATTTAAAAAGGACGTTGGCCGCACCTCATGGAAAATAACGGCACAGGCAGGCTATGCCGGAGTTCGTATCGGTGCCCTGCTGGGTATCGGAAATCGCTGGTAAAAGGGTAACCCTTTTAAGGAGCTGACCCGTGGACTGGAAAGACATGCTGGAAGAAGATGCCAGAAATATCATCCTGAACCCCGAAGAAGGGGCCGAGTGGATCTTCTACGATGGCCGGGAAATTCTGGCCCGTACCCGCCGCACCGGAGAGATGGAACGGCAGACCGGGGTTGTGAGCTGGGAAATGGAAATCGAGGTGCTGCGCTCGGATGTGGGTGCCTTCCGGGAGGCGGTTCCGGTGATCCTCAACACCAGTAAATACCGCAGCACACGGGTACTGGTGGAGGGCGATGTGCTGATGAAGATCGGTCTGGTGCAGTATGGGTAAGGAGGAAACCATCCCATGATTTCCAATGTCAGCATTCAGGGGCTGGATGAGGTGGAAAAGCTGCTTGCCGATGTGAAAAACGGCAGCCGGAAGGCCACCACAAGGGCCTTGAACAAAGGGCTTTCCAAGGCCAAAACCGTGGCCGTGGATACCATATATAAGGAAGTCAACCTCACCAAAACCGTCATCCGCCAGACCATCACGGAACGCAAAGCCACCTATACGGATTTCACCTGCTACCTCAGGGCAAGGGACAAACGTGGGGTTCCCCTCTATGACAAATCCAAACCCTGGAAGATCAAGGGACAGATGCCGGGAATGCACTTTGGCGGCAGAAGATCCCAAAAAGGCTTTTCGGCCCTGTTCAAACACCGGAAGGGCCGGATTCAGTTTCACGAAAAATTTAAGCAGGCTGGCTTTGTGGCCACCATGGCCAGCGGCCATACCAACATTTTCATCCGCACGGGCAAGCGCCGGGCCAATCCCAGAAAGGGCAACCCCCGTGACGAAACCATCAAAGGCATCTGGTCATCCTCTCCGCCCATGGTCCTGCAGGATGAGGAACGCATGGCCCCGGTGCTGCAATCCGCATCCCAAGCCGCACAGGCAGAACTGGACCGGCAGGTGCAGCTCATCCTGTCTGGCATTAAAGGGGTCTCCCATTTAAAGGACCT from Desulfobotulus mexicanus carries:
- a CDS encoding DUF1353 domain-containing protein; its protein translation is MAASGTVIHMRSVPGKPLHRALDKPLFCMNMDGSAGEVPADFEWDGSSVPVLLQPFFPRHRHPIASCRHDWRCKHARNHKERRWADQEFKKDVGRTSWKITAQAGYAGVRIGALLGIGNRW
- a CDS encoding phage tail protein; protein product: MISNVSIQGLDEVEKLLADVKNGSRKATTRALNKGLSKAKTVAVDTIYKEVNLTKTVIRQTITERKATYTDFTCYLRARDKRGVPLYDKSKPWKIKGQMPGMHFGGRRSQKGFSALFKHRKGRIQFHEKFKQAGFVATMASGHTNIFIRTGKRRANPRKGNPRDETIKGIWSSSPPMVLQDEERMAPVLQSASQAAQAELDRQVQLILSGIKGVSHLKDLSSKKTPLLFKRHLFFCLITVNSEWCRWPV